In Ciona intestinalis chromosome 7, KH, whole genome shotgun sequence, the genomic window CGCATTTGTTtactacattatatataccaaatggaatgaacggggaataaaaacatgtcccatcttaccccaccctgctatagtAACCAAAATAgtcaattaatttttaaaacatctatTTTGTAGGCTGATAAATTGTGGtctctttaaaatttttatttttaggccAAAGTAAATGAACCAGTCCGGCCACAGCATCGAATACGTCGTACTTGATATAACtcaatatatttatcataCCCACAATACTCCATCCAATTTACTGTGAGCACATTCCTGCTGGAAGCACAACAAAAATGCAGTCGGATCAAACAAGACTTAACTATGAATGCTGCTTGTTAGATTTTGGTTTTAACGCAGGTGCTACTTGTTACTAGCAAACCTGTTATATTTTACCGACAACACAACTTTTactagttttactttttttttcttggaaTGTTTTGCATGTTGTACCAGATTAATAGTACAGTTTTAAGCCTTAAATGTCCAATTGTTGCCGTTTTTTCGTACAGTTGTACTGTTTTTAAGCCATGTGGTTATGTAATGGTTTTACTAGCGATTTAACTGCCTGCTTTTGTAGCGGTCACTCAAGCCTTTATTTTAGCTCTACtcacaaattttaattaaagtatttgAAAACATATTACACTTCACATATTTGCCGTTCTGCTTTCAAaagtgattttatttaaagtaaatatactCTCAAACCAAATGCATTTGTGTCAAAGACAGTTCGTGTGTTGTATATGAGGAAAATAGAAGTACCAatagttatttaaagaatagaATGTTGCAGCCCATGCATAGCAGATGCTTGATTTGAAAACGCCCTTGcatatttacttaaaataaacccAGATAGCCGACAGCAAACATATCGTTTAACTAGTACACACCACATTGTGTGTTTAAACACTTTCGAATATTGTATGTCAACATCCATGCATAACCGCAAGCGTGAAATCCGTTTGCAAGCACACTTAGAACAGGAAAGCATTTTTTCCCTTTTGTAGacatttgcctttttctttcgCTACTTTAAGGTGTTCGTTCGGTTCAGTGGGTGAACGAATGAGTAACGTTTGTATAAGCGTGGACGATAAGTTGTAAAGTTGTTTGTAAACGTGGGGTAGGTTAGCCGGTGAACATGGGCCTGAACGAATTTTGCGACGGAGAGAAGTTTATTGTAAGTTGTAACAGCCGTTTTACGACTTTGTACTTTTATCATCTAATAACTTACTAGGCCACGTATTTAAACCTTACACTGTTACAGCGTACGAATTGTGCGGGAAAATCTAAAGTTTAGGTTCTAAGTTTACTAGATTGTGCAagataattattattaaattacagATATGTAAATGTAACTAATAAGTGTATAACCGAAATACGTTCATTTTATTATGCAGGACCCAACAGCAGCAAACTCAACAAGTCTGATATTCAGCAGCTGTTTCCAGCAGTTGGTGTTTGACCTGACACCATGTCTGTATCTGTGGATCTTCTCATTACCTTACTATCTTTATACAAGAAAGAGTAAAGTGTCCTACATCCCAAGTTCTCCTCTTTTCAAGGCAAAAGCGGTTGGTACtactaaaaaagtttttcaatttttttttttttaacttttactaaGTGTAAAGTAGAGAATGTTAAGTTAAAGTATTAAGCATCCTTATAGcataattaaatatgtttttttttttttataccatataatgttattaatatattttatgtatatatttcagGGTACTACTTTAATATTGTGGGTATTAGCATGGACAAATCTGATTCGCAGTTTATGGGAATGGGGACAAGGGATGACTGTCCCATCAGTGGATCTGGTTGTACCACTCATTGTGGGCCTATCCATGGTAAGTGCTGTGTGTTCTTTCTCATTACATTGCAAATCAACCGTAGTGAAATTTGACACTGCCCGTATAGTACACCATGAGTCTGGCAGTGACttgcattttatttcaaagtCATACCGGCTTTAAAACTGCCGTGTCATAGCAGACACTTCTCTTACTGTAATCACACGGCACCTATGGTCTAAGGTTGCTTTTTGGACTTTAATCAAATACTTTGACAAACACAAATGACTTgactatattttattattttataatttcccGTACAGGCATTGGCGCTTATCTTCTTACAATTTGATCGCATGAAAGGCATTANNNNNNNNNNNNNNNNNNNNNNNNNNNNNNNNNNNNNNNNNNNNNNNNNNNNNNNNNNNNNNNNNNNNNNNNNNNNNNNNNNNNNNNNNNNNNNNNNNNNNNNNNNNNNNNNNNNNNNNNNNNNNNNNNNNNNNNNNNNNNNNNNNNNNNNNNNNNNNNNNNNNNNNNNNNNNNNNNNNNNNNNNNNNNNNNNNNNNNNNNNNNNNNNNNNNNNNNNNNNNNNNNNNNNNNNNNNNNNNNNNNNNNNNNNNNNNNNNNNNNNNNNNNNNNNNNNNNNNNNNNNNNNNNNNNNNNNNNNNNNNNNNNNNN contains:
- the LOC108949596 gene encoding multidrug resistance-associated protein 1-like; amino-acid sequence: MGLNEFCDGEKFIDPTAANSTSLIFSSCFQQLVFDLTPCLYLWIFSLPYYLYTRKSKVSYIPSSPLFKAKAGTTLILWVLAWTNLIRSLWEWGQGMTVPSVDLVVPLIVGLSMALALIFLQFDRMKGNTA